One window of the Clostridium sp. MB40-C1 genome contains the following:
- a CDS encoding arsenate reductase ArsC translates to MKPKVAFICVHNSCRSQMAEALGRLFASDVFDSYSAGTETKPQINQDAVRVIKEIYKINMNEAHTSKLLTDIPEVDIVIKMGCNVVCPFLPSKYTEDWGLEDPTGKDHEEFIKVAKTIEKKVKDLADRIKNNQIDLSES, encoded by the coding sequence ATGAAACCAAAAGTAGCATTTATATGTGTTCACAATTCATGTAGATCTCAAATGGCAGAAGCATTAGGAAGATTATTTGCATCTGATGTATTTGATTCTTATTCTGCTGGAACAGAAACTAAGCCACAAATAAATCAAGATGCAGTAAGAGTTATAAAAGAAATATATAAAATTAACATGAATGAAGCACATACTTCTAAATTGTTAACTGACATACCAGAAGTAGATATTGTTATAAAGATGGGATGTAATGTAGTTTGTCCATTTTTGCCATCAAAATATACAGAAGATTGGGGATTAGAAGATCCAACAGGTAAAGATCATGAGGAGTTTATTAAAGTAGCAAAAACTATTGAAAAAAAGGTAAAGGATTTAGCAGATAGAATAAAAAACAATCAAATCGATTTAAGTGAAAGTTAA
- a CDS encoding DUF5661 family protein has protein sequence MYFSIPYYNPYNFYRSNPPYRTLEEALILVKESIQHEKDNELFYNFLISLAPTKEEKHIISTIRDDERKHNRWFKKIYTLYTGQSIYSSTNLNFQKPQSYIDAIKQAKLEKLNTIKRYSNIKTGISNRYYKDIASEILTDELKNAHKYDYILYLNLRKHRNSNPFSKTSFTLEEAAEIAHALGIDFTKEKFDLNQFVMGLNTELEHGRKYHPTNITDDDPLATGRIALAHLSEFPDYYTRLAKLEEEAKAYWNTARDYYRQTKEFTLSELAQYDGTMGKPAYVAVNGIVYDVSDISKWKGGTHYGLTAGKDLSSDFETCHGISSKLEKLPKVGILKG, from the coding sequence ATGTACTTTTCTATACCTTATTATAATCCTTATAATTTTTACAGATCAAATCCACCCTATAGAACCCTAGAAGAAGCTCTAATTCTAGTAAAAGAGTCTATTCAACATGAAAAAGATAATGAGCTTTTTTATAATTTTCTTATTTCTCTTGCACCTACTAAAGAAGAAAAGCATATTATTTCTACAATAAGAGACGATGAAAGAAAACATAATAGATGGTTTAAAAAAATATATACATTATATACAGGACAAAGTATATATTCATCAACAAATTTAAATTTTCAAAAACCACAATCATACATCGATGCAATTAAACAAGCAAAACTGGAGAAATTAAATACTATAAAAAGATATAGTAACATTAAGACAGGTATATCAAATAGATATTACAAAGATATAGCATCTGAAATACTCACTGATGAATTAAAAAACGCTCATAAATATGATTATATTCTTTATCTAAACTTGAGAAAACACAGAAATTCAAACCCCTTTTCTAAAACTAGCTTTACACTTGAAGAAGCGGCGGAAATTGCTCATGCTCTTGGTATTGATTTTACTAAAGAAAAATTTGATTTAAACCAATTTGTTATGGGGTTAAATACTGAGTTAGAGCATGGAAGAAAATATCATCCAACAAACATAACTGACGATGATCCACTGGCAACTGGAAGAATAGCTCTAGCTCACCTTAGTGAGTTTCCTGACTATTATACAAGACTTGCCAAGCTTGAAGAAGAGGCAAAAGCATATTGGAACACAGCAAGAGATTATTATAGACAAACAAAAGAATTTACTTTAAGTGAACTTGCTCAATATGACGGTACCATGGGGAAACCTGCTTATGTAGCGGTTAATGGAATTGTATATGATGTTAGCGATATTTCAAAATGGAAGGGAGGAACCCACTACGGTTTAACTGCTGGTAAAGATCTAAGTTCTGATTTTGAAACCTGCCATGGAATATCAAGCAAATTAGAAAAACTACCCAAAGTTGGTATACTTAAAGGGTAA
- a CDS encoding ferritin-like domain-containing protein — protein MPGYRNTMMINPQLEEALEGIREAVQGERQDELFYDYLISVAPTREEKEIITSIRDDERKHNKLFRRIYEDFTGMEVPPTEEETFEKPKSYLDGIKKALFGELRAVEKYRDIRRALPRGPYRDILFYIITDEIKHSSKYNYLFTLNSSINLPSMSRSPAQDTSKFTPDDWVRYITPLVNRALAEAKAGINPEHLYQEFILSGVLVGLGKTPQEAIEQVEQWETTGESQLLAKSKMARGYY, from the coding sequence ATGCCAGGATATAGAAATACAATGATGATTAATCCACAATTGGAAGAAGCTCTTGAAGGAATTAGAGAGGCAGTTCAAGGCGAAAGGCAAGATGAATTGTTTTATGATTACCTTATAAGTGTTGCACCTACTAGAGAGGAAAAGGAAATTATAACATCTATAAGAGATGATGAGCGCAAGCACAATAAGTTGTTTAGAAGGATTTATGAGGACTTTACAGGAATGGAGGTTCCACCTACTGAGGAAGAAACCTTTGAAAAACCAAAGTCTTACCTAGATGGTATTAAAAAGGCTTTATTTGGAGAGTTAAGAGCAGTGGAAAAGTATAGAGACATTAGAAGGGCTTTACCAAGAGGGCCATATAGGGATATTTTATTTTATATAATCACAGATGAAATAAAACACTCCTCAAAATACAATTATCTATTTACATTAAACAGTAGTATAAATCTTCCAAGTATGAGCAGAAGTCCGGCACAAGATACTTCCAAATTTACACCAGATGACTGGGTAAGGTATATCACGCCGTTAGTAAACCGTGCTTTAGCAGAGGCTAAGGCAGGAATTAATCCAGAACATTTATATCAAGAATTTATTTTATCAGGAGTACTTGTAGGACTTGGAAAGACTCCTCAAGAAGCTATTGAACAGGTTGAACAGTGGGAAACAACAGGTGAATCCCAGCTACTTGCAAAGAGCAAGATGGCAAGAGGTTATTATTAA
- a CDS encoding helix-turn-helix transcriptional regulator, whose translation MIVNNIIDYFIQAPRDMNFILIPELSTEFEKYYRMHPDFGEGFFRIFISDGEFLVLNANYKPNYHFEKVSEIKQDYIEISKFYTSSSSYKVGKRSIKKVDTGILCFINTNKLVHVYCEKNQPIEFTKIILLREYFDEFLKGCYGSYKDFKNAFKYLARNPSSPELNFIFNQIRNCKAKGIPQKIYMQSKILEILFNVTHDQAEKWENKHIAVRLTKIDKRLLSKCEKYLRCNIGKYPSLDELSNIAQMSTSRFLLAFRQYFGTTPYQYLKDLRMNSALTLLINTEDNITSIAEELGYKNSGHFSGIFKSYYGVTPGKYRRQHYEL comes from the coding sequence ATGATTGTCAATAATATTATAGATTACTTTATACAAGCACCAAGAGATATGAACTTTATATTGATTCCGGAACTTTCAACAGAATTTGAAAAATACTATCGAATGCATCCAGACTTTGGAGAAGGCTTCTTTCGTATATTTATATCAGATGGTGAGTTTCTTGTCCTAAATGCTAATTACAAACCTAATTATCACTTTGAAAAAGTTTCTGAAATTAAACAAGATTATATTGAAATAAGCAAATTTTATACTTCTTCTAGTTCATATAAAGTTGGAAAACGAAGTATAAAAAAAGTAGACACAGGAATTCTTTGTTTTATAAATACTAATAAGCTGGTTCATGTCTACTGTGAGAAAAATCAGCCTATAGAATTTACTAAAATAATTTTGCTAAGAGAATACTTTGATGAATTTCTAAAAGGATGTTATGGAAGCTACAAGGATTTCAAAAATGCCTTTAAATATCTTGCTCGAAATCCTTCTTCTCCTGAACTTAACTTCATTTTTAATCAAATTAGAAATTGCAAAGCTAAAGGGATCCCCCAAAAAATATACATGCAGAGTAAAATATTGGAAATACTGTTCAACGTAACTCATGACCAAGCAGAAAAATGGGAAAATAAACATATTGCTGTAAGACTTACAAAGATTGATAAACGCTTACTTTCAAAATGTGAAAAATATCTTAGATGTAATATTGGCAAATATCCAAGTCTCGATGAATTGTCTAATATTGCCCAAATGAGTACTTCAAGATTTTTGCTTGCTTTTAGACAATATTTTGGAACCACTCCTTATCAGTATTTAAAAGACTTACGAATGAATTCAGCTTTGACATTATTAATTAACACAGAGGACAATATAACTTCAATTGCCGAAGAACTTGGTTATAAAAACAGCGGACATTTCTCTGGCATATTTAAAAGCTATTACGGTGTAACACCAGGAAAATATAGAAGACAACATTATGAGTTATAG
- a CDS encoding methyl-accepting chemotaxis protein → MKISSFLKLMGSILLILLVSTAISVAVLNQSFKNERLATSRQAEFRQLGIELSNASDYLTNEARSYVQFGEKAHYDNYWKEVNETKTRDKVVNRLKELNAPKAELDLIEKAKNNSDALIKAEDEAMKAAANKNFERARTLMYDSNYDKNKAIIMEPIKEFQNTMNTRAANETMKAKKTLNNVIIITNSIIAILALSIVLTLIILYKKIANLTTISQRLTELSESEGDLTSTIDINSKDEIGLIASAYNKLIKSLHKLIVEITSTTNIIVNSSEELSSTIEDITIRIKNISESTEQISRGTEELSSATEEVSASAEEIGATTVELSESANEATISVKEITKRASEIKDKAEKAIKESNDIYNDNQRSILKAIEDGKVVEEVKVMADSIGVIAAQTNLLSLNAAIEAARAGEYGKGFAVVADEVGKLAEQSKTTVTNIQNIVNQVQQAFNNLSKSGQDILDFMVQNVEPNYKLLVDTGCQYEKDAEIVSNMADGIAQGTNAMQITIEQINTAMQSIAATSGESAQGSEEILESVKETTRTIEEIGNSAKNQAEIANKLRDMVSKFKI, encoded by the coding sequence ATGAAGATTTCAAGCTTTTTAAAGTTAATGGGTTCAATTTTACTTATCCTACTAGTATCAACAGCAATAAGTGTAGCAGTACTTAATCAAAGTTTCAAAAATGAACGATTAGCAACATCAAGGCAGGCAGAGTTTAGGCAACTTGGTATAGAACTCTCTAATGCCTCTGATTATTTAACAAATGAGGCAAGAAGTTATGTACAGTTTGGCGAAAAAGCACATTATGATAATTACTGGAAAGAAGTAAATGAAACTAAAACTCGAGATAAGGTAGTAAATAGGCTTAAGGAACTAAATGCTCCAAAGGCGGAACTTGATTTAATAGAAAAAGCTAAAAATAATTCGGATGCTTTAATTAAAGCAGAGGATGAAGCCATGAAGGCTGCTGCAAATAAGAATTTTGAGAGAGCAAGAACCTTGATGTATGATTCCAATTATGATAAGAATAAAGCCATTATAATGGAGCCAATTAAAGAATTTCAAAATACTATGAATACAAGAGCAGCAAATGAAACTATGAAGGCAAAGAAAACCCTTAATAATGTAATTATAATTACAAATAGCATAATAGCTATTCTTGCATTATCTATAGTCTTAACTTTAATTATATTGTATAAGAAAATTGCTAATTTAACCACAATATCACAAAGGTTAACTGAGCTTTCAGAAAGTGAAGGGGATTTAACCTCAACAATTGATATAAACAGTAAAGATGAAATAGGGTTAATTGCCAGTGCGTATAATAAGTTAATTAAAAGTTTACATAAATTAATTGTAGAGATAACAAGTACTACAAATATAATAGTAAATTCTTCTGAAGAGTTAAGTTCAACAATAGAGGATATAACAATTAGAATAAAAAATATAAGTGAGTCAACTGAGCAAATTTCAAGGGGAACTGAAGAACTAAGCAGTGCAACTGAAGAGGTAAGTGCTTCAGCGGAAGAAATAGGTGCTACAACAGTTGAACTTTCTGAAAGTGCAAATGAAGCAACTATTTCCGTTAAAGAGATTACTAAGCGTGCTTCTGAAATTAAGGATAAAGCAGAAAAGGCTATTAAGGAAAGCAATGATATCTATAATGATAATCAAAGAAGTATATTGAAGGCCATAGAAGATGGAAAGGTTGTTGAAGAAGTAAAAGTAATGGCTGACTCAATAGGAGTTATAGCAGCGCAGACAAATTTACTTTCACTAAATGCTGCCATTGAAGCTGCCAGAGCAGGAGAGTATGGAAAGGGATTTGCAGTAGTTGCTGATGAAGTTGGAAAGCTTGCAGAACAATCAAAGACAACAGTAACTAATATTCAAAATATAGTAAATCAGGTTCAACAGGCATTCAATAATCTTTCAAAAAGTGGACAGGATATTTTAGATTTTATGGTGCAAAATGTAGAACCAAATTATAAGCTTCTTGTGGATACAGGATGTCAATATGAAAAGGACGCAGAAATTGTTAGCAATATGGCAGATGGAATTGCACAAGGAACAAATGCAATGCAGATTACAATTGAACAGATAAATACGGCAATGCAAAGTATAGCGGCAACATCTGGAGAATCTGCTCAAGGTTCAGAGGAAATACTTGAAAGCGTGAAGGAAACAACAAGAACTATTGAAGAAATAGGAAACTCAGCTAAGAATCAGGCAGAAATTGCAAATAAACTAAGAGATATGGTTAGTAAGTTTAAAATATAA
- a CDS encoding DnaJ domain-containing protein: protein MSKNYYKTLKVSRNASDEVIKKAYTTLAKKHHLDLNKDKMEFSNKRGKAKIYGRML, encoded by the coding sequence ATGTCTAAAAATTATTATAAAACATTGAAAGTTAGTAGAAATGCTTCTGATGAGGTAATTAAAAAAGCATATACTACATTAGCAAAAAAACATCATCTAGATTTAAATAAAGATAAAATGGAATTTTCTAATAAAAGAGGAAAGGCTAAAATTTATGGAAGAATGCTTTAA
- a CDS encoding aldose epimerase encodes MFNIKEYVDKFKIYELRDEKADSWIKICPERGGIITSFGVNGAEILYLNKETFYDTNKNIRGGNPILFPLCGQLPDCKYTLNDKEYIMKNHGIARTALWKVVSKNNDENASIKLSFKSNKETLKSYPFEFQLQFEYVLKGNKLTINQQYINNSNRIMPMSAGFHPYFYVKDKKGVRFNIDTDEYFNNLNLETKKYSADSICLNDLKEFNLICYNKQDNMSFYLKDLNRKITFDYSNEFRYIVIWSTPGNDFVCVEPWTSKVGALQSKEDLLEINPRDKLELSYSIMVE; translated from the coding sequence ATGTTTAATATAAAAGAATACGTAGATAAGTTTAAAATATATGAGCTTAGAGATGAAAAAGCTGATTCATGGATTAAAATATGCCCTGAGCGTGGAGGAATAATAACAAGTTTTGGAGTAAATGGGGCCGAAATATTATATTTAAACAAGGAAACTTTTTATGATACAAATAAAAATATAAGAGGTGGAAACCCTATACTATTCCCTTTATGTGGGCAACTTCCAGATTGTAAGTATACTTTAAATGACAAAGAATATATTATGAAAAATCATGGAATAGCTAGAACTGCTTTATGGAAAGTAGTAAGTAAGAATAATGATGAAAATGCATCAATAAAATTAAGTTTTAAAAGTAATAAAGAAACTCTAAAATCTTATCCATTTGAATTTCAATTACAATTTGAATATGTGTTAAAAGGAAATAAACTTACAATTAACCAACAGTATATAAATAATTCAAATAGAATTATGCCAATGTCAGCTGGATTTCATCCATATTTTTATGTAAAAGATAAAAAAGGTGTAAGATTTAATATAGATACTGATGAATACTTTAATAATTTAAATTTAGAAACCAAGAAATATAGTGCGGATAGTATATGTTTAAATGATTTAAAAGAATTTAATTTAATTTGTTATAATAAACAAGATAATATGAGTTTTTATCTTAAAGATTTAAATAGAAAAATTACTTTTGATTATAGTAATGAGTTTAGGTATATAGTAATTTGGTCAACACCTGGGAATGATTTTGTATGTGTTGAACCTTGGACTTCTAAAGTAGGGGCACTTCAGTCAAAAGAAGATTTATTAGAGATTAATCCAAGGGATAAATTAGAATTATCATACTCAATAATGGTAGAATAA
- the pfkB gene encoding 1-phosphofructokinase translates to MITTITFNPSIDKHYILDDLIKGEVTRAKEVQNTAGGKGLNVSRVIRLLGESVTATGFLGGNSGDFIVDKLSELKINNRFIKVKGETRSCLAIITKELAQTEILEPGPTIQEDEMAEWVKAYDEILEDSSIICASGSLPRGLSVSTYGEIIKKANIKGAKFLLDTSGEALKKGIESKPYFIKPNIDELKAITGESINSDNDVLKIIDKIHDKGIKLVMVSLGANGSIAGFNGKKYRIYVPKIKAVNPVGSGDSMVAGIAVALERGYNIEDVLAFASATGTANAMEQQTGYVNINNVNKVKEEIRIELI, encoded by the coding sequence ATGATAACAACTATAACATTTAACCCATCAATAGACAAGCATTATATACTAGACGATTTAATTAAAGGAGAGGTAACTAGGGCAAAGGAAGTTCAAAATACAGCAGGCGGAAAAGGCTTAAATGTAAGTAGAGTAATAAGACTACTAGGAGAAAGTGTTACTGCTACAGGTTTTTTAGGTGGTAATTCTGGAGATTTTATAGTGGACAAACTTAGTGAACTAAAGATAAATAATAGATTTATTAAAGTAAAGGGTGAAACAAGAAGTTGTTTAGCTATAATCACTAAGGAATTAGCTCAAACGGAGATATTAGAACCAGGACCAACTATACAAGAAGATGAAATGGCAGAATGGGTAAAAGCTTATGACGAAATATTAGAGGATTCATCTATAATTTGCGCATCAGGTAGTTTGCCAAGAGGACTTTCTGTATCAACTTATGGTGAAATAATTAAAAAAGCAAATATAAAAGGTGCTAAATTTCTTCTTGATACAAGTGGTGAGGCATTGAAAAAAGGAATAGAAAGTAAACCATATTTTATTAAACCTAATATTGATGAATTGAAGGCTATTACTGGTGAAAGTATAAATAGCGACAATGATGTGCTAAAAATAATAGATAAGATTCATGATAAAGGAATAAAACTTGTAATGGTGTCTCTAGGTGCAAATGGGTCTATAGCTGGATTTAATGGGAAAAAATATAGAATTTATGTTCCTAAGATTAAAGCAGTTAATCCGGTTGGGTCTGGTGATTCTATGGTAGCTGGGATTGCTGTAGCATTAGAAAGAGGCTATAATATTGAAGATGTGTTAGCATTTGCATCAGCTACTGGAACAGCTAATGCTATGGAGCAGCAAACAGGATATGTAAATATAAACAATGTTAATAAAGTTAAAGAAGAAATTAGAATAGAATTAATATAA
- a CDS encoding tagatose bisphosphate family class II aldolase gives MKDIVSTKEMLLKAQKEGYAVPAFNIHNLETVQVVVETAAEMRSPVILAGTPSTIKYAGADYLISIANTAARKYDIPIAIHLDHFEDVSLIKNYIDLGFRSSMIDASHEPFEKNIEIVKEVVEYAHKLGATVEAELGRLGGQEDDLVVDEKDAMYTNPESAKEFVERTGIDSLAVAIGTAHGLYKGEPKLDFNRLKEIRELVDVPLVLHGASDVPDELVQKAISLGICKVNVATDLKIPFANAVKNYFLEHPDANDPRKYMVPGKEAMKAIVVHKINVCGSKNRV, from the coding sequence ATGAAAGATATAGTATCTACAAAAGAAATGCTACTTAAAGCTCAAAAAGAAGGGTATGCAGTTCCAGCATTTAATATACACAATTTGGAAACAGTTCAAGTAGTAGTTGAAACTGCTGCTGAAATGAGATCACCTGTAATATTAGCAGGTACTCCAAGCACAATAAAGTACGCAGGAGCAGATTATTTAATTTCAATTGCAAATACAGCTGCTAGGAAATACGATATACCAATAGCAATTCACTTAGATCATTTTGAAGATGTTAGTTTGATAAAAAATTATATTGATTTAGGATTTAGATCATCAATGATTGATGCTTCACATGAACCTTTTGAAAAAAATATAGAAATAGTTAAAGAAGTCGTGGAATATGCACATAAATTAGGAGCAACAGTAGAAGCTGAGCTGGGAAGATTAGGTGGACAAGAAGATGATTTAGTGGTTGATGAAAAAGACGCAATGTATACTAATCCAGAAAGTGCAAAAGAATTTGTAGAAAGAACAGGAATAGATTCATTAGCAGTTGCTATAGGTACTGCTCATGGTTTATATAAAGGAGAGCCAAAATTAGATTTTAATAGATTAAAAGAAATAAGAGAATTAGTTGATGTGCCACTAGTACTTCATGGAGCTTCAGACGTTCCAGACGAGCTTGTTCAAAAAGCAATAAGTTTAGGCATTTGTAAAGTAAATGTAGCCACTGATTTAAAAATACCATTTGCCAACGCTGTTAAAAATTACTTCCTAGAACATCCAGATGCTAATGATCCAAGAAAGTATATGGTGCCAGGTAAAGAAGCCATGAAGGCGATTGTAGTGCATAAAATAAATGTATGTGGTAGTAAAAATAGAGTATGA
- the nagA gene encoding N-acetylglucosamine-6-phosphate deacetylase, translated as MKQKPKKRFQVTGFRIGDEQKVKYGVKVKKAYCEDKVIEDATLIIEDGIINKIVDGQYQGELGDILDLTEYNIIPGLIDLHIHGANGYDTMDAKFNSINEISKYLASKGITSFLPTTVTDNIENIKIALTNVYESMKKVEGAEILGTYVEGPYITEEHKGAHSENLIKELDIEEIDELIKASNNTVKVVTIAPEKKNANECIRYLTERGIQVSMGHTSATYDEASKAIQCGAKIAVHTFNGMRGFNHREPGILGAVLTKDEVYCELIADLVHVHPTAIELLLKCKDENKVILISDSMQAAGLEDGEYMLGALKVIVKDSVARVESGSLAGSTTNILSCVKNLIEKIGVDPLKALKMASLNTSKILNLDESIGSIKEGKKANLVVVDDNFNVIKTIVNGIIVYNR; from the coding sequence ATGAAACAAAAGCCAAAAAAAAGGTTTCAAGTAACGGGATTTAGAATTGGAGATGAGCAAAAAGTGAAATATGGTGTAAAGGTAAAAAAGGCTTATTGCGAGGATAAGGTAATAGAAGATGCGACGCTAATAATAGAAGATGGAATTATAAATAAGATAGTTGATGGCCAGTATCAAGGTGAATTGGGAGATATACTAGATCTAACAGAATATAATATAATTCCTGGGCTAATTGATTTACACATACATGGAGCTAACGGGTATGACACAATGGACGCTAAGTTTAACTCTATTAACGAAATATCAAAATATCTAGCATCAAAAGGCATAACATCATTTTTACCAACTACCGTAACAGACAATATAGAAAATATTAAAATAGCACTTACTAATGTATATGAATCTATGAAAAAAGTTGAAGGTGCTGAAATACTAGGGACTTATGTAGAAGGACCTTATATAACAGAAGAGCATAAGGGTGCTCATTCAGAGAATCTTATAAAAGAATTAGACATAGAAGAGATAGATGAGCTTATTAAAGCATCAAATAATACTGTTAAAGTAGTTACTATAGCACCTGAGAAGAAAAATGCTAATGAATGTATAAGGTATTTAACTGAAAGAGGCATTCAAGTGTCTATGGGACATACAAGTGCAACTTATGATGAAGCATCAAAAGCTATTCAGTGTGGAGCAAAAATTGCAGTTCATACGTTTAATGGCATGAGAGGCTTCAATCATAGAGAACCAGGGATTTTGGGTGCTGTTTTAACTAAGGATGAGGTTTATTGCGAATTAATAGCTGATTTAGTTCATGTTCACCCTACAGCTATAGAGTTATTACTAAAATGTAAGGATGAAAATAAAGTAATTTTAATTAGTGATTCTATGCAAGCAGCTGGATTAGAAGACGGAGAATATATGCTAGGTGCTTTAAAAGTTATAGTTAAAGATTCAGTTGCTAGAGTTGAAAGTGGTTCTTTAGCAGGAAGTACTACAAATATATTAAGCTGTGTTAAAAATTTAATTGAAAAAATAGGAGTTGACCCATTGAAGGCTTTAAAGATGGCTTCATTAAATACTAGTAAAATATTAAATCTAGATGAGTCCATTGGAAGCATTAAGGAAGGAAAAAAAGCAAATTTAGTTGTTGTAGATGATAACTTTAATGTAATTAAAACAATAGTTAATGGAATAATCGTATACAATAGATAG
- the agaF gene encoding PTS galactosamine/N-acetylgalactosamine transporter subunit IIA: MIGIIISGHGNFASGIMSSLELIAGKQEKVIGIDFTIEDNTESLESKLRAAANELIECEGVLFLTDIVGGTPFKTCVLLTQNIENSKVVAGTNLGMLLEVSLSRESATVDELKNMSLESGKSAVKAYETKAKKKVSSNGI, from the coding sequence ATGATAGGAATAATAATTAGTGGACATGGAAATTTTGCTAGTGGAATTATGAGTTCATTAGAGCTTATAGCAGGAAAACAAGAAAAGGTTATAGGTATAGATTTTACTATAGAAGATAATACAGAAAGCCTAGAATCAAAATTAAGAGCTGCGGCAAATGAATTGATAGAATGCGAAGGAGTATTATTTTTAACTGATATAGTTGGAGGAACCCCGTTTAAAACTTGCGTACTTTTAACTCAAAATATAGAAAATAGTAAAGTTGTTGCAGGTACAAACCTTGGAATGTTACTTGAAGTTAGCTTGTCAAGAGAAAGTGCAACTGTAGATGAATTAAAGAACATGTCTTTGGAATCAGGTAAAAGTGCAGTAAAAGCCTATGAAACAAAAGCCAAAAAAAAGGTTTCAAGTAACGGGATTTAG
- a CDS encoding PTS system mannose/fructose/sorbose family transporter subunit IID: MESNVNVSQEKNTEKVITKKDLNKMAWRSLFLQASFNYERMQAGGWLYSLLPGLKKIYKDDKKGLSNAMKDHLEFFNTHPFLVTFILGIVTAMEENKEDRDTIRAIKVATMGPLGGIGDALFWLTALPICVGIGASLGMQGNISGPIVFLVLFNVIHFGLRFGLMHYGYSTGTKAIKVLKENTKMVSHAASIVGLTVVGGLIASYINFKTTLVITAGKAKVALQADVLDKILPNMLPLGYAFLMYYLLKKGLSPVKLIGITVVIGVLGRLAGIL, encoded by the coding sequence GTGGAATCTAATGTAAACGTAAGTCAAGAAAAAAACACAGAGAAAGTCATAACTAAAAAAGATTTAAATAAAATGGCTTGGCGTTCACTTTTTCTACAGGCATCATTTAATTATGAGAGAATGCAAGCTGGAGGATGGCTATATAGTTTATTACCAGGGCTGAAAAAGATATACAAAGACGACAAAAAAGGTTTATCCAATGCAATGAAGGATCACTTAGAGTTCTTCAATACACATCCATTCTTAGTAACATTCATTTTAGGTATAGTTACTGCAATGGAAGAGAATAAAGAAGATAGAGATACAATAAGAGCAATAAAAGTTGCAACAATGGGACCACTTGGAGGTATTGGTGATGCGTTATTCTGGTTAACAGCACTTCCAATCTGTGTAGGTATAGGTGCTTCATTAGGTATGCAGGGTAATATATCAGGACCAATTGTATTTTTAGTGTTATTTAATGTTATTCACTTCGGGTTAAGGTTTGGATTAATGCATTATGGATATAGTACAGGAACTAAAGCGATTAAAGTATTAAAAGAAAATACTAAAATGGTATCACACGCTGCATCAATTGTTGGTCTTACAGTTGTTGGGGGATTAATAGCATCATATATTAATTTCAAAACTACATTAGTAATTACAGCAGGAAAAGCAAAGGTAGCTCTTCAAGCTGATGTATTAGATAAGATATTACCTAATATGTTACCACTGGGATATGCATTTTTAATGTATTATTTATTAAAGAAAGGTTTATCACCAGTTAAGCTTATAGGTATAACTGTTGTAATAGGTGTATTAGGAAGATTGGCAGGGATACTATAG